A window from Pseudomonas sp. Tri1 encodes these proteins:
- the waaA gene encoding lipid IV(A) 3-deoxy-D-manno-octulosonic acid transferase, whose product MNRTLYSALFYLGLPLVAIRLWLRARKAPAYARRIGERFSWGLPVMVPGGIWVHAVSVGESIAAAPMIRALLQRYPQLPITVTCMTPTGSERIQALFANEPRIQHCYLPYDLPCAAKRFLDRVRPSLAVIMETELWPNHIHQCAKRGIPVALANARLSERSARGYARFPKLTRPMLAQMSLFAVQTEAEAERFRQLGARAETVEVTGSIKFDLTIDPQLLESASALRRQWQATERPVWIAASTHEGEDEVVLAAHRQLLDSYPDALLILVPRHPERFDAVHQLCENQGFATVRRSSTQPVTAQTSVLLGDTMGELLFLYALADSAFVGGSLVPNGGHNLLEPAALAKPVLSGPHLFNFLEIAAQLRAAGALAEVDDAQSLALAVQRLFELPRDAQRMAEAGLKVMHTNQGALQRLLEGLGRLLARQ is encoded by the coding sequence ATGAACAGAACTCTCTATAGCGCGTTGTTTTATCTGGGGCTGCCACTGGTAGCGATTCGGCTGTGGCTGCGGGCGCGCAAGGCGCCGGCGTATGCCCGGCGCATCGGCGAGCGATTTTCCTGGGGGCTGCCGGTCATGGTGCCTGGAGGTATCTGGGTTCATGCGGTGTCGGTGGGCGAGAGCATTGCCGCCGCGCCGATGATTCGCGCCTTACTGCAACGTTATCCACAGTTGCCGATCACGGTCACCTGCATGACGCCCACCGGTTCGGAGCGGATCCAGGCCCTGTTCGCCAACGAGCCGCGCATTCAGCATTGCTACTTGCCCTACGACTTACCCTGCGCCGCCAAGCGTTTTCTCGATCGAGTTCGGCCGTCCCTGGCGGTCATCATGGAAACCGAGCTGTGGCCCAACCATATCCACCAGTGTGCCAAGCGCGGCATTCCCGTGGCCCTGGCCAACGCGCGGCTGTCGGAGCGCTCGGCGCGCGGTTACGCGCGGTTCCCCAAGTTGACCCGGCCGATGCTCGCCCAGATGAGTCTGTTCGCCGTACAGACTGAAGCCGAAGCCGAGCGTTTTCGCCAGCTGGGCGCCCGGGCGGAAACCGTCGAGGTCACCGGCTCGATCAAGTTTGACCTGACGATCGACCCGCAACTGCTGGAAAGCGCCAGTGCCTTGCGTCGCCAGTGGCAAGCGACGGAGCGCCCGGTGTGGATCGCCGCCAGCACCCATGAAGGCGAGGACGAAGTGGTGCTGGCCGCCCATCGTCAATTGCTCGACAGCTATCCCGACGCCTTGCTGATTCTGGTGCCGCGGCACCCCGAGCGTTTTGATGCGGTGCATCAGCTGTGTGAAAACCAAGGCTTCGCCACGGTCCGGCGCTCCAGCACACAACCGGTCACCGCCCAGACGTCAGTGTTGCTGGGCGACACCATGGGCGAACTGCTGTTTCTCTACGCTTTGGCTGACAGCGCTTTTGTCGGTGGCAGCCTGGTGCCCAACGGTGGACACAACCTGCTGGAACCAGCGGCTCTTGCGAAGCCGGTGCTCAGTGGGCCGCACCTGTTCAACTTTCTCGAAATCGCCGCGCAACTGCGCGCCGCTGGTGCTCTGGCGGAAGTGGACGATGCCCAAAGCCTGGCCCTGGCGGTACAGCGCTTGTTTGAACTGCCGCGCGATGCCCAGCGCATGGCCGAGGCGGGGTTGAAGGTGATGCACACCAATCAAGGCGCGTTGCAGCGATTGCTGGAGGGGTTGGGGCGGTTGCTCGCCAGACAGTGA
- a CDS encoding TolC family outer membrane protein, with translation MLRKLSLALAVSCASNGMAWAAEAPLTTKTDLVSVYQEAVDNNADLAAARAQYGAQKEVVPQARAGLLPNLSAGADLNNTRTELDQPAMTATRSSTVYQATLSQPIFRADRWFQLQAAKSVDEQASLQLSATEQNMILQSAESYFNVLRSQDNLASTKAEEAAFKRQLDQSNERFDVGLSDKTDVLQSQASYDTARANRILAQRQVDDAFEALITLTNRQYNSLQGIVHTLPILPPAPNDAKAWVDTAAKQNLNLLASNYAVTAAEDTLRQRKAGHAPTLDAIAQYKKGDNDGLGFTNPNPTGQRYGGDAEQRTIGLQLSIPLYSGGLTSSQVRESYSQLTQTEQQREGLRRQVVENTRNLHRAVNTDVEQVQARRQSIISNQSAVEATEIGYQVGTRNIVDVLDAQRQLYTSVRNYNNARYDYILDNLRLKQAAGTLSPADLQDLSRYLKPDYNPDRDFLPPDLAQAAAQQLRSRPAQ, from the coding sequence ATGCTGCGCAAACTCTCACTGGCCCTTGCCGTGTCTTGTGCGTCCAATGGAATGGCCTGGGCTGCCGAAGCGCCCTTGACCACCAAAACCGATCTGGTGAGCGTGTATCAGGAAGCGGTGGACAACAACGCCGACCTGGCCGCTGCCCGCGCCCAGTACGGCGCCCAGAAGGAAGTGGTGCCCCAGGCGCGTGCCGGGTTGCTGCCGAACCTCTCGGCCGGTGCAGACTTGAACAACACCCGTACCGAACTCGACCAGCCGGCGATGACCGCCACCCGCAGTTCCACGGTTTACCAGGCCACGCTGTCCCAACCGATTTTCCGCGCCGATCGCTGGTTTCAATTGCAGGCGGCAAAATCCGTCGACGAACAAGCGTCGCTGCAATTGTCCGCCACCGAACAGAACATGATCCTGCAAAGCGCCGAGAGCTATTTCAACGTGCTGCGCAGCCAGGACAACCTGGCCTCGACCAAGGCTGAGGAAGCGGCGTTCAAGCGTCAGCTCGACCAGTCCAACGAGCGCTTCGACGTGGGCCTGTCGGACAAGACCGATGTGCTGCAATCCCAGGCCAGCTACGACACTGCCCGGGCCAACCGGATCCTCGCCCAGCGCCAGGTCGACGACGCCTTCGAAGCCTTGATCACCCTGACGAACCGTCAATACAACTCGCTGCAGGGCATCGTCCATACCTTGCCGATCCTGCCGCCGGCACCGAACGACGCCAAGGCCTGGGTGGATACGGCGGCCAAGCAGAACCTGAATTTACTGGCCAGCAACTATGCCGTGACCGCCGCCGAGGATACGCTGCGTCAGCGCAAGGCCGGCCACGCACCCACCCTCGATGCGATAGCCCAGTACAAAAAAGGCGACAACGATGGCCTCGGCTTCACCAACCCGAACCCGACCGGCCAGCGCTACGGCGGTGATGCCGAGCAACGCACCATCGGCCTGCAACTGAGTATCCCGCTCTACAGCGGCGGGCTGACCAGTTCCCAGGTTCGCGAATCCTACTCGCAGCTCACCCAGACCGAACAACAACGCGAAGGCCTGCGCCGGCAGGTGGTGGAAAACACCCGTAACCTGCACCGCGCGGTGAATACCGATGTGGAACAGGTCCAGGCTCGGCGCCAGTCGATCATCTCCAACCAGAGTGCGGTGGAAGCCACGGAGATCGGCTATCAGGTCGGCACCCGCAACATCGTCGATGTGCTCGATGCCCAGCGCCAGCTGTACACCTCGGTGCGCAACTACAACAACGCCCGCTACGACTACATCCTCGACAACCTGCGCCTGAAGCAGGCCGCCGGCACCTTGAGCCCGGCGGACTTGCAGGATCTGTCGCGCTACCTCAAGCCCGATTACAACCCGGACAGAGACTTCCTGCCGCCGGACCTGGCCCAAGCGGCGGCACAGCAGTTGCGCTCGCGGCCGGCGCAGTAA
- a CDS encoding multidrug efflux SMR transporter — translation MNAYYYLAIAICAEVIATVSMKAIKGLSTPLPLLLVIVGYATAFGMLTLVVRTVPVGVAYAVWAGLGIVMVSVAALFIYGQKLDVPAMLGMALIVLGVVVIQLFSKTAGH, via the coding sequence ATGAACGCCTACTACTACCTGGCCATCGCCATCTGCGCCGAAGTGATCGCCACCGTTTCGATGAAAGCGATCAAAGGCTTGAGCACCCCGCTGCCCCTGTTGCTGGTCATCGTCGGCTATGCCACCGCATTCGGGATGCTCACCCTGGTGGTGCGCACCGTCCCGGTGGGCGTGGCGTATGCGGTATGGGCTGGATTGGGGATCGTCATGGTCAGCGTGGCAGCGCTGTTCATCTACGGGCAGAAGCTGGACGTGCCGGCAATGCTGGGGATGGCGTTGATTGTGCTTGGGGTTGTCGTGATCCAACTCTTTTCCAAGACTGCCGGGCACTGA
- the thiC gene encoding phosphomethylpyrimidine synthase ThiC, with the protein MTTKAKNATNLSDSAKVDEQSVQPFTRSQKIYVQGSRPDIRVPMREISLDVTPTDFGGEINAPVVVYDTSGPYTDPNVIIDVRKGLADVRSSWIEARGDTERLAGLSSNFGQERLADPELTKLRFAHVNNPRRAKPGANVSQMHYARKGIITAEMEYVAIRENMKLEVARAAGLLEQQHAGHSFGASVPKVITPEFVRDEIARGRAIIPANINHTELEPMIIGRNFLVKINGNIGNSALGSSIEEEVAKLTWGIRWGSDTVMDLSTGKHIHETREWIIRNSPVPIGTVPIYQALEKVGGVAEDLTWELFRDTLIEQAEQGVDYFTIHAGVLLRYVPMTAKRVTGIVSRGGSIMAKWCLAHHKENFLYTHFEDICEIMKAYDVSFSLGDGLRPGSIADANDEAQFGELETLGELTKIAWKHDVQCMIEGPGHVPMQLIKENMDKQLECCDEAPFYTLGPLTTDIAPGYDHITSGIGAAMIGWFGCAMLCYVTPKEHLGLPNKDDVKTGIITYKIAAHAADLAKGHPGAQIRDNALSKARFEFRWEDQFNLGLDPDTARSYHDETLPKDSAKVAHFCSMCGPKFCSMKITQEVREYAANQRIEAVDVDVAQGLAEQAERFKKEGSQLYKKV; encoded by the coding sequence ATGACGACAAAAGCAAAAAACGCGACCAACCTCAGTGATTCGGCCAAGGTCGATGAGCAATCGGTCCAGCCCTTTACCCGCTCGCAAAAAATCTATGTCCAGGGCAGCCGCCCGGATATTCGCGTGCCCATGCGCGAAATCAGCCTCGACGTGACCCCCACCGACTTCGGCGGCGAAATCAACGCGCCGGTGGTGGTGTACGACACTTCGGGCCCCTACACCGACCCGAATGTGATCATTGACGTGCGCAAGGGGCTGGCCGACGTGCGCTCTTCGTGGATCGAAGCCCGTGGCGACACCGAGCGCCTGGCCGGCCTGAGCTCCAACTTCGGCCAGGAACGCCTGGCCGACCCCGAGCTGACCAAACTGCGTTTCGCCCACGTGAACAACCCGCGTCGTGCCAAACCGGGCGCCAACGTCAGCCAGATGCACTACGCGCGCAAAGGCATCATCACCGCCGAGATGGAATACGTCGCCATCCGCGAAAACATGAAGCTGGAAGTGGCCCGCGCCGCCGGCCTGCTGGAGCAGCAACACGCCGGCCACAGCTTCGGCGCCAGCGTGCCGAAAGTCATCACCCCGGAATTCGTGCGTGATGAAATCGCCCGTGGTCGTGCGATCATCCCGGCCAACATCAACCACACCGAACTGGAACCGATGATCATCGGCCGTAACTTCCTGGTGAAGATCAACGGCAACATCGGCAACAGTGCGCTGGGTTCGTCCATCGAAGAAGAAGTGGCGAAACTGACCTGGGGCATTCGCTGGGGTTCGGACACGGTCATGGACCTGTCCACCGGCAAGCACATCCATGAAACCCGCGAGTGGATCATCCGCAACTCGCCGGTACCGATCGGCACCGTGCCGATCTACCAGGCTTTGGAAAAAGTCGGCGGCGTGGCCGAAGACCTGACCTGGGAGCTGTTCCGCGACACATTGATCGAGCAGGCTGAACAGGGCGTGGACTACTTCACCATCCACGCTGGCGTGCTGCTGCGCTATGTGCCGATGACCGCCAAGCGCGTCACCGGTATCGTCAGCCGTGGTGGTTCGATCATGGCCAAGTGGTGCCTGGCGCACCATAAAGAGAACTTCCTCTACACCCACTTCGAAGACATCTGCGAAATCATGAAGGCCTACGACGTCAGCTTCTCGCTGGGCGATGGCCTGCGTCCAGGCTCGATTGCCGATGCCAACGACGAAGCGCAGTTCGGTGAGCTGGAAACTCTCGGCGAGCTGACCAAGATCGCCTGGAAGCACGATGTGCAGTGCATGATCGAAGGCCCGGGCCACGTGCCGATGCAACTGATCAAAGAGAACATGGACAAGCAGCTCGAGTGCTGCGACGAGGCGCCGTTCTACACCCTCGGCCCACTGACCACCGACATCGCCCCGGGCTACGACCACATCACCTCCGGTATCGGTGCGGCGATGATCGGCTGGTTCGGCTGCGCGATGCTCTGCTACGTCACGCCGAAGGAACACCTCGGCTTGCCGAACAAGGATGACGTCAAGACCGGGATCATCACCTACAAGATCGCCGCCCACGCGGCCGATCTGGCCAAAGGTCACCCGGGCGCGCAGATCCGCGACAACGCCTTGAGCAAGGCGCGCTTCGAGTTCCGTTGGGAAGACCAGTTCAACCTCGGCCTCGACCCGGACACCGCTCGCTCGTACCACGACGAAACCCTGCCGAAGGACTCGGCCAAGGTCGCGCATTTCTGCTCGATGTGCGGGCCGAAGTTCTGCTCGATGAAAATCACCCAGGAAGTGCGCGAGTACGCGGCCAATCAGCGCATCGAAGCGGTGGATGTCGATGTCGCCCAGGGCTTGGCGGAACAGGCTGAGCGGTTCAAGAAGGAAGGTAGTCAGCTTTACAAGAAAGTGTGA
- a CDS encoding aldo/keto reductase has product MSQPTLHDFYRPLGHNGPRVSPLGLGTVKLGRDQGVKYPNGFRIPDDDEARMLLKLARELGINLIDTAPAYGRSEERLGPLLRGQRQDWVIVSKVGEEFSDGQSRHDFSATHTRFSVERSLKRLETDYIDLVLVHSDGNDLAILNDSEVYPTLAALKREGKIGGFGFSGKTVDGGLKALEQGDCAMVTYNLNERNEKVVIDYAAEHGKAILVKKALASGHVCLSPGVDPVRASFELLFEHPGVASAIVGTINPLHLAHNVATVAKVLRKN; this is encoded by the coding sequence ATGAGCCAACCGACCCTGCACGACTTCTATCGCCCGCTGGGCCATAACGGCCCCAGGGTCTCCCCCCTGGGCCTGGGTACCGTCAAGCTCGGTCGCGACCAGGGCGTCAAGTACCCCAACGGCTTCCGGATTCCCGACGACGACGAAGCGCGCATGCTGCTCAAACTGGCGCGCGAGCTAGGCATCAACCTGATCGACACCGCGCCGGCCTATGGCCGCAGCGAAGAGCGCCTCGGCCCGCTGTTGCGTGGCCAGCGCCAGGACTGGGTGATTGTCAGCAAGGTCGGGGAAGAATTCAGCGACGGCCAGTCACGCCACGACTTCAGCGCCACCCATACTCGTTTCTCGGTGGAACGCAGTCTCAAGCGCCTGGAAACCGACTATATCGACCTGGTGCTGGTGCACTCCGACGGCAATGACCTGGCGATCCTCAACGACAGTGAGGTCTACCCGACCCTGGCGGCGCTCAAGCGCGAGGGCAAGATCGGCGGCTTCGGCTTTTCCGGGAAAACCGTCGACGGCGGTTTGAAAGCCCTGGAGCAAGGCGATTGCGCCATGGTCACCTACAATCTGAACGAACGAAACGAGAAGGTTGTCATTGACTACGCGGCCGAGCACGGCAAAGCGATCCTGGTGAAGAAGGCCCTGGCCAGCGGTCATGTCTGCCTGAGCCCGGGCGTGGACCCGGTCCGTGCCAGTTTCGAACTGTTGTTTGAGCATCCCGGGGTCGCCAGTGCTATTGTCGGCACCATCAATCCGCTGCACCTCGCCCATAACGTCGCGACCGTAGCCAAGGTCCTACGTAAAAACTGA
- a CDS encoding FAD-dependent oxidoreductase — translation MPSVISTDVLIVGAGVAGLWLNARLRRQGFSTVLVESASLGGGQSVKSQGIIHGGAKYALHGALTGASEAIADMPRRWREALKGEGELDLSGVRLLSDAHYLWSPGTLAGNLTSFFASKAVRGRVDQVKGEQLPPALQDKRFKGKVYRLAELVVDVPSLIARLAELAGDGLLAGQHIEPLREGDALVGLKVDGRQIRAQRIVLSAGGGTADLLAALGLDQPAMQRRPLHMVLVKGPSLKPLYAHCLGGGPKPRVTVTTHPAADGQWVWYLGGDLAEGDGVAREPAAQIAAAQKELGQLLPWVDLSTAQWATLRVDRAEPLQSGLTRPDNAFLAEQDRLLVGWPTKLALAPDFADRVISALQRDGVQPSHPAPLPDLPKPPMGVPAWEQLLP, via the coding sequence ATGCCATCCGTTATTTCCACCGACGTTCTGATTGTCGGCGCCGGAGTCGCCGGCCTCTGGTTGAACGCGCGCTTGCGTCGCCAGGGTTTTTCGACCGTGCTGGTGGAAAGCGCCAGCCTCGGCGGCGGGCAAAGCGTCAAATCCCAGGGCATCATCCATGGCGGCGCCAAGTACGCCTTGCACGGCGCCTTGACCGGTGCCTCGGAAGCCATCGCCGACATGCCGCGGCGTTGGCGCGAAGCCCTGAAGGGCGAGGGTGAACTGGACCTGTCCGGCGTGCGCCTGCTGTCCGATGCCCATTACCTCTGGTCCCCCGGCACCCTGGCCGGCAACCTCACCAGTTTCTTCGCCAGCAAGGCCGTGCGCGGACGGGTCGACCAGGTCAAGGGCGAGCAACTGCCACCGGCCCTGCAAGACAAGCGTTTCAAAGGCAAGGTCTATCGCCTGGCCGAGCTGGTGGTGGACGTGCCCAGCCTGATCGCACGGCTGGCCGAACTGGCCGGCGACGGCTTGCTGGCAGGGCAACACATCGAGCCGCTGCGCGAAGGCGACGCACTGGTGGGACTGAAGGTGGATGGTCGCCAGATCCGCGCCCAGCGCATTGTCCTCAGCGCCGGAGGTGGCACCGCCGACCTGCTCGCCGCCTTGGGCCTGGACCAACCGGCCATGCAGCGCCGGCCACTGCACATGGTCCTGGTCAAGGGCCCGAGCCTCAAGCCGCTCTACGCCCATTGCCTGGGCGGCGGACCGAAGCCGCGCGTCACCGTGACCACCCATCCGGCCGCTGATGGCCAATGGGTCTGGTACTTGGGTGGCGACCTCGCCGAAGGTGACGGCGTGGCCCGCGAGCCCGCTGCGCAGATCGCCGCCGCCCAGAAGGAACTCGGCCAATTGCTGCCATGGGTCGACCTCAGTACCGCACAATGGGCCACGCTGCGGGTAGACCGCGCCGAGCCCCTGCAATCGGGCCTGACCCGCCCGGACAATGCCTTCCTCGCCGAGCAGGATCGCTTGCTGGTGGGCTGGCCGACCAAACTGGCCCTGGCCCCGGACTTCGCAGACAGGGTGATCAGTGCGCTGCAGCGCGATGGCGTCCAGCCCAGTCACCCGGCCCCGTTGCCGGACCTGCCGAAACCGCCCATGGGCGTCCCGGCCTGGGAGCAACTGTTGCCATGA
- the cytX gene encoding putative hydroxymethylpyrimidine transporter CytX has product MNIQPSTYSPDTAVPLDKRVFGARDLFSLWFSLGIGLMVLQVGALLAPGLGLSGSLLAIFLGTLVGVLLLAAVGVIGSDTGLSAMAALKLSLGGKGASVPAVLNLLQLIGWGSFEIIVMRDAASLLGARAFSEGSLGASPLLWTLFFGALATLLAVSGPLTFVRKVLRKWGIWLLLAACIWLTWNLFAKADLATLWAEAGDGSMPLAVGFDIAIAMPLSWLPLIADYSRFGKRAKNVFGGTALGFFIGNVWLMSLGVAYTLAFAPSGEVNALLLALAGAGLGIPLLLILLDESENAFADIHSAAVSSGMLSGLKVEHLALAIGVICTLIACFAPLAQYQNFLLLIGSVFAPLFGVVLVDHFILRKRSSQVLSAALRWPALLAWLGGVSTYHLLANFYPDIGATLPSLILAGLLQLLLGRAFSYGRETARA; this is encoded by the coding sequence TTGAACATCCAACCCAGCACCTACTCCCCAGACACCGCCGTCCCCCTGGACAAACGCGTCTTCGGCGCCCGCGATCTGTTTTCCCTGTGGTTTTCCCTCGGCATCGGCCTGATGGTCTTGCAGGTCGGCGCCTTGTTGGCGCCGGGCCTGGGCCTGAGTGGTTCGCTGCTGGCGATTTTCCTCGGCACGCTGGTGGGCGTCCTACTGTTGGCGGCCGTCGGGGTGATCGGCAGCGATACTGGCCTGTCGGCCATGGCCGCCCTCAAGCTCAGCCTCGGCGGCAAGGGCGCGAGCGTGCCGGCGGTGTTGAACTTGCTGCAGTTGATCGGCTGGGGTTCATTCGAAATCATCGTCATGCGTGACGCCGCCAGCCTGCTCGGCGCCCGGGCTTTCAGTGAAGGCAGCCTGGGAGCGAGTCCGCTGTTGTGGACGCTGTTCTTCGGCGCCCTGGCGACCCTGCTTGCGGTGAGCGGGCCGCTGACGTTCGTGCGCAAGGTCCTGCGTAAGTGGGGTATCTGGTTGCTGCTGGCGGCGTGCATCTGGCTGACCTGGAACCTGTTCGCCAAGGCTGACCTGGCCACGTTGTGGGCCGAGGCGGGCGACGGCTCGATGCCACTGGCGGTGGGGTTCGATATCGCGATTGCCATGCCGTTGTCCTGGCTGCCGCTGATTGCCGACTATTCACGCTTCGGCAAGCGCGCCAAAAATGTATTTGGCGGCACCGCGCTGGGGTTCTTTATCGGTAACGTCTGGTTGATGAGCCTGGGCGTTGCCTACACCCTGGCGTTCGCGCCAAGCGGTGAGGTCAATGCGCTGCTGCTGGCCCTGGCTGGCGCCGGGTTGGGGATTCCGCTGCTGCTGATTCTGCTGGACGAGTCGGAAAATGCCTTCGCCGACATTCACTCGGCAGCGGTGTCCAGTGGCATGTTGTCGGGGCTGAAGGTCGAGCACCTGGCCTTGGCGATTGGCGTCATCTGCACGTTGATCGCCTGCTTCGCACCGTTGGCGCAGTACCAGAACTTCCTGTTGCTGATCGGTTCGGTGTTCGCGCCGCTGTTCGGCGTGGTGCTGGTGGACCACTTCATCCTGCGCAAACGCAGCAGCCAGGTGTTGTCAGCCGCGTTGCGCTGGCCGGCACTGTTGGCCTGGCTGGGTGGGGTGAGCACTTATCATCTACTGGCCAATTTTTACCCGGACATCGGCGCAACCCTGCCGTCGTTGATCCTGGCAGGGTTGCTGCAACTGTTGCTGGGCCGGGCCTTCAGCTACGGCCGGGAAACAGCTCGGGCCTGA
- a CDS encoding LysR family transcriptional regulator, whose translation MNVQWNLEQLRLFVGVAEKRSFSAVARDQRKAQSAISSAIALLETDLGVSLFERSSGRQPTLTEAGEALLEEAREVLRQCERLNGRALALMRGQEARLRLAQDEAMPYQPVIDSLVALAEQFPTLEVQLASAAQGDVARKLVERHADLGLLFYHDRIPEALERRVLGSIEMVTVCGRDHPLAHHEYVTYLEMARHRQLLMATQASVYPGSEQASPQVWRADSFYVLAEWLRSGLGWAWLPRHVVQYPAYLGDMVELNSEWIPPALVVELVWRRDEPLGPAARWLAERFAVQLQAIG comes from the coding sequence ATGAACGTGCAATGGAATCTGGAACAATTGCGGCTGTTTGTCGGTGTTGCCGAAAAGCGCTCGTTTTCCGCCGTGGCCCGGGATCAACGCAAGGCTCAATCGGCCATCAGCAGTGCGATCGCTCTGTTGGAAACCGACCTGGGGGTGAGCCTGTTCGAACGCAGTAGCGGTCGTCAGCCAACGCTCACTGAGGCCGGCGAGGCGTTGCTGGAAGAGGCGCGGGAGGTGCTACGTCAGTGCGAGCGCCTCAATGGCCGGGCCCTGGCCCTGATGCGCGGCCAGGAGGCGCGACTCCGCCTGGCCCAGGATGAGGCCATGCCCTACCAACCGGTCATCGACAGCCTGGTCGCCCTGGCCGAGCAATTTCCTACTCTCGAAGTGCAACTGGCCAGTGCCGCCCAGGGCGATGTCGCGCGTAAGCTGGTGGAGCGTCACGCCGACCTGGGCTTGCTGTTCTACCACGACCGAATCCCCGAGGCGCTGGAGCGCCGGGTGTTGGGCAGCATCGAGATGGTGACAGTGTGTGGCCGGGACCATCCACTGGCCCATCACGAGTACGTGACCTATCTGGAAATGGCCCGGCATCGGCAGTTGTTGATGGCGACCCAGGCCAGCGTCTACCCCGGCAGCGAGCAAGCCAGCCCGCAAGTCTGGCGAGCCGACAGCTTCTATGTCTTGGCTGAATGGCTGAGGAGCGGGCTGGGTTGGGCATGGCTGCCACGGCATGTGGTGCAATACCCGGCTTACCTGGGGGATATGGTCGAACTCAACAGCGAGTGGATCCCGCCAGCCCTGGTGGTGGAGCTGGTTTGGCGCCGCGACGAACCCCTGGGCCCGGCCGCGCGCTGGCTGGCGGAACGTTTTGCTGTGCAGTTGCAGGCGATTGGCTGA
- a CDS encoding metal ABC transporter ATPase, producing MPRTLIRKNPSNFKTLPLFVEATPEGLSYQSVGMPLNFSQTLQRRRPVTVDNAERFSLELANLGVSVRLTLHWQNRDYWVLVRQRRQDRGDVVLKLISGYVPAHELNLPLLTAINEIAEECLLETPEGWLGGRFNDTWLPAPYATALHYREALPFRLTPLSGSARPVRSANLQLIERPRAYVHLPTASLQLIYDLRLDVPKEAKSLSLFHVDERLEGDQLVARLDRKRPDLYLMPLEDGKPVGELYTLKRDQLVAASTRGLHLAESFASQEGWVVRDERIRWKDWLVKQGLEVHPPRRQGLTSLHKKAMGLMRMVRGTLHK from the coding sequence ATGCCGCGTACGCTTATCAGAAAGAACCCGAGCAACTTCAAGACCCTGCCCCTTTTCGTTGAAGCGACACCCGAAGGCCTGAGTTACCAGAGCGTCGGGATGCCGTTGAACTTCTCCCAGACCTTGCAGCGTCGCCGTCCGGTGACGGTGGACAATGCCGAACGCTTTTCCCTGGAGCTGGCGAACCTGGGCGTCTCGGTGCGGCTGACCCTGCATTGGCAGAACCGCGACTATTGGGTGCTGGTACGCCAAAGGCGACAGGATCGCGGTGATGTGGTGCTCAAGCTGATTTCCGGCTATGTCCCGGCCCATGAGCTGAACCTGCCACTGCTCACCGCCATCAATGAAATTGCCGAAGAATGCCTGCTGGAAACCCCGGAAGGCTGGCTCGGCGGGCGTTTCAACGACACCTGGCTACCCGCCCCCTACGCCACGGCGCTGCATTACCGCGAAGCCTTGCCGTTTCGCCTGACGCCGCTGTCCGGCTCGGCCCGCCCGGTACGCAGTGCCAATCTGCAGTTGATCGAGCGACCACGGGCCTACGTGCATCTGCCGACGGCATCGCTGCAACTGATTTACGATTTGCGCCTGGATGTGCCCAAGGAAGCCAAATCCCTGAGCCTGTTTCACGTTGATGAACGACTTGAGGGCGATCAACTGGTGGCGCGCCTGGATCGCAAACGGCCGGATTTGTACCTGATGCCCCTTGAAGACGGCAAGCCGGTCGGTGAGTTGTATACGCTCAAGCGCGATCAATTGGTGGCGGCCAGTACACGAGGCCTGCACCTGGCTGAAAGCTTCGCCAGCCAGGAGGGCTGGGTGGTTCGCGACGAGCGTATCCGCTGGAAGGATTGGCTCGTGAAACAAGGCCTGGAGGTGCACCCCCCTCGTCGCCAAGGCTTGACCAGTTTGCACAAGAAGGCCATGGGCCTGATGCGCATGGTCCGCGGAACGCTGCACAAATAG